In Methanomicrobium antiquum, one DNA window encodes the following:
- a CDS encoding ATP-binding protein: MQSIILMIQPFVNRESELDFLNRKYNENSAQMIVLYGKRRIGKTELIKKFIEDKDGTYILCTNDSKEENIKEMKDKFAILTGKEYFRDIDVSSFYSLYKHLSEEMGNRKVVIAIDEFPYLIELNRGVVSVFQKIWDELLINSNIFLIICGSSIGMMETEVLDYKSPLYGRRTGEWNVSPMSFKHLKYFYPDYEKDSLFCLWAICGGIPFYLQKMNGSLTVEENIKDKIFRKGEVLYNEPKILLREEFRESKTYTLILKYLSLGYNKQGELSSVTGIEKGNLSKYLSVLENLRFIEYILPLGRKKGGIYEISDQFFRFWFRFVYPNLSDLEMGLIDEVYYRISLQLNAYYGKQFERLVIEQIKNKEVPLPFTYTDVRPWWHKENEIDAVVTNPESREILFVECKWKTLSKTDAERILFSLEKKSDCVQWNNELRKEYFALFAKKIEGKETLRKTGYFVFDLDDI, translated from the coding sequence ATGCAAAGTATAATACTTATGATACAACCTTTCGTGAACCGGGAAAGTGAACTTGATTTTCTCAACCGGAAGTATAACGAAAATTCAGCCCAGATGATCGTTTTGTACGGAAAGCGGAGGATTGGAAAGACTGAACTTATTAAAAAATTCATTGAAGACAAAGACGGGACATATATACTGTGCACAAACGACAGTAAGGAAGAAAATATCAAAGAGATGAAGGACAAATTTGCCATCTTGACCGGAAAAGAATATTTCAGGGATATAGATGTTTCATCCTTCTATTCTTTATATAAACATCTTTCAGAAGAGATGGGCAACAGAAAGGTGGTAATTGCAATCGATGAATTTCCATATCTGATTGAATTAAACCGCGGAGTTGTTTCAGTCTTTCAGAAAATATGGGATGAACTACTAATAAACAGCAATATATTTCTGATAATCTGCGGTTCTTCGATTGGGATGATGGAAACCGAGGTTTTAGATTATAAAAGCCCATTATACGGGCGAAGAACAGGAGAGTGGAATGTTTCACCGATGTCGTTTAAACATTTGAAATATTTTTATCCTGATTATGAAAAAGACAGTCTCTTTTGTTTATGGGCAATATGCGGAGGCATCCCCTTTTACCTTCAAAAAATGAACGGCTCCTTAACGGTTGAAGAAAATATAAAGGATAAGATCTTCAGAAAAGGGGAGGTCCTCTACAACGAACCCAAAATTTTGCTTAGAGAGGAGTTTCGGGAATCTAAAACATATACACTAATTCTAAAATATCTTTCTTTAGGATACAATAAACAGGGAGAATTATCTTCAGTCACCGGAATAGAGAAAGGCAATCTTTCAAAATACCTATCAGTCCTTGAAAACCTCCGGTTTATTGAATATATCCTCCCTCTTGGAAGAAAAAAAGGTGGAATTTATGAAATAAGTGATCAGTTCTTCAGATTCTGGTTCAGATTTGTATATCCTAATTTATCAGATCTTGAGATGGGCCTCATTGATGAAGTTTATTATCGTATTTCTCTTCAGCTCAATGCATATTATGGAAAGCAGTTTGAGAGGCTGGTAATTGAACAAATAAAAAACAAAGAAGTTCCTCTTCCATTTACTTATACTGATGTCAGGCCCTGGTGGCATAAGGAAAACGAGATCGATGCAGTTGTCACTAACCCGGAAAGCAGGGAAATTTTATTTGTCGAATGTAAATGGAAGACACTTAGTAAAACCGATGCCGAAAGGATTCTTTTTAGCCTTGAAAAAAAGTCGGATTGTGTTCAGTGGAACAATGAATTAAGAAAGGAATACTTTGCACTTTTTGCAAAGAAGATAGAAGGGAAAGAAACTCTACGTAAAACTGGCTATTTTGTATTCGATTTGGATGACATCTAA
- a CDS encoding ATP-binding protein, translating into MQIVIESQNPWWFSKDFDTGINRLSFFPEIMQYLDAKEILLLTGARRTGKSTLAYQLIDYLIKTGTPIQNILYINLDEPLFMSMRDEPLLLGSIVEEYMSRRKNNEIFYLFIDEIQNYNYWAYAIKTFYDTKKDIKCILTGSTSSILKNDAAARLSGRYLTCTIYPLSFQEFLNFKGIINPRMIEKRQLFDEFLKFGGYPRIAVETNDSLKRQILKNYYETIYLKDIILPNNLRNNSDLVNLLYFLISNSGNLYSFNKIAEILNISPDTVKEYTEYAQNCYLLYTLMKYTWSVKKQIANPKKIYALDTGLINAVSFAFSENKGRLLENYVFCFLNRIFDEIYYHKKKYECDFVVKSKYPVNIRENTKLSGNVSQIVLAVQVSLSLKNLDTKNREIRGLKEAMEDYNLDEGYIVTENEKDRISLDGKIIHIIPAYSLEHELREHITGLDL; encoded by the coding sequence ATGCAAATAGTCATTGAAAGCCAGAACCCCTGGTGGTTTTCAAAGGATTTTGACACAGGAATAAACCGCCTGTCTTTTTTCCCGGAAATAATGCAATATCTGGATGCAAAAGAAATTCTTCTGTTAACCGGAGCAAGAAGAACAGGTAAATCCACACTTGCATATCAGTTAATTGATTATCTCATAAAAACAGGGACACCGATACAGAATATTTTGTATATCAACCTTGATGAACCCCTTTTTATGTCAATGAGAGATGAACCTCTCCTTCTTGGAAGTATTGTTGAAGAATACATGAGCAGAAGAAAAAATAATGAAATTTTTTACCTTTTCATAGACGAAATTCAAAACTACAATTACTGGGCATACGCCATAAAAACGTTTTATGACACCAAAAAAGATATCAAATGTATACTGACAGGCTCCACATCCTCTATCCTTAAAAATGACGCGGCTGCAAGACTATCGGGGAGATATCTAACCTGCACAATTTATCCGCTTTCTTTTCAGGAATTTTTAAATTTTAAAGGCATTATTAATCCCAGAATGATTGAAAAAAGACAGTTATTTGATGAGTTTCTAAAATTCGGAGGATATCCGCGTATAGCTGTTGAAACTAATGACAGCTTAAAGAGGCAGATTCTGAAAAATTACTATGAAACAATATATCTAAAAGATATAATACTCCCAAATAACCTTCGAAATAATTCTGATCTCGTAAATCTTCTTTATTTTCTGATATCAAATTCAGGAAATCTTTACTCTTTCAATAAAATTGCAGAAATACTAAATATATCTCCGGATACAGTAAAGGAATATACAGAGTATGCTCAAAACTGCTATCTTCTCTATACCCTGATGAAATATACATGGTCTGTTAAAAAACAGATTGCCAACCCAAAAAAGATATATGCACTTGATACCGGGCTTATAAATGCCGTTTCATTTGCTTTCTCTGAAAATAAGGGAAGACTTCTTGAAAATTATGTATTCTGCTTTTTAAACCGGATTTTTGATGAAATATACTATCATAAAAAGAAATATGAATGTGATTTTGTTGTAAAATCAAAGTATCCTGTTAATATTAGGGAGAATACTAAGCTTTCCGGCAATGTATCCCAAATTGTATTGGCTGTTCAGGTTTCACTCTCACTTAAGAATTTAGATACAAAAAACAGAGAGATTCGCGGCCTTAAGGAGGCAATGGAGGACTATAACCTTGATGAAGGCTACATTGTAACTGAAAATGAAAAAGACAGAATTTCTTTGGATGGCAAAATAATTCATATAATTCCGGCATATTCTCTTGAGCATGAATTAAGAGAGCATATAACAGGATTAGACTTGTGA
- a CDS encoding SDR family oxidoreductase: MKQASHLVLITGATRGLGKLVADKFWSEGNNIIIVARNKEELKKTSKEYAKNAMQEQQIYDFPFDLANIEEISSLTDNIKSKAGNPDIIINNAAIQGPIGPIHKNNWQEWQKCLNVCLLAPVHICREFIPSMIQNKFGRIINISGGGSTGPRPNFSGYATAKCGLLRFSETIAQEVEQYGITINCVAPGAMYSGLTKDIINAGVQYAGNSEIESAMDLLNNNPETGKKAAELIHFLTQNKCCDINGKLISAVWDDWEKLPNYVDLIKNNDIYTLRRILPEDRNIKLK; encoded by the coding sequence ATGAAACAAGCATCACATCTTGTTTTGATTACCGGTGCAACAAGAGGTCTTGGAAAGCTTGTTGCAGATAAATTCTGGTCGGAAGGAAACAACATAATTATTGTTGCCAGAAACAAAGAGGAATTAAAAAAAACTTCTAAGGAATATGCAAAAAATGCAATGCAAGAACAGCAGATCTATGATTTTCCATTTGATCTTGCAAATATTGAAGAAATCTCTTCTTTGACAGACAATATTAAATCAAAAGCCGGAAATCCTGATATAATAATAAATAATGCTGCAATACAGGGACCTATAGGACCAATTCATAAAAACAACTGGCAGGAATGGCAGAAATGCCTTAATGTCTGCCTTTTAGCGCCGGTGCACATTTGCAGGGAATTTATCCCTTCTATGATACAAAACAAATTTGGAAGAATTATCAACATCTCCGGAGGCGGATCAACAGGTCCACGTCCGAACTTTTCAGGTTATGCAACAGCAAAATGTGGATTATTACGTTTTTCAGAAACTATTGCTCAGGAAGTTGAGCAATATGGTATAACTATAAATTGTGTTGCCCCAGGCGCCATGTACAGTGGTCTTACAAAAGATATTATTAATGCAGGAGTACAATACGCCGGAAATTCTGAAATTGAATCTGCAATGGATCTCTTAAATAATAACCCTGAAACCGGAAAAAAAGCGGCAGAATTGATTCATTTTCTTACACAAAATAAATGCTGTGATATTAATGGAAAACTTATTAGTGCTGTATGGGATGATTGGGAAAAACTTCCAAATTATGTTGATTTGATTAAAAACAACGACATATACACACTTAGAAGAATACTTCCCGAAGATCGAAATATTAAATTAAAGTGA
- a CDS encoding glycosyltransferase family 2 protein yields MAEDNRNNPENKPYISVILPALDEELTIKDCIEEIKAALHKNNQKSEIIVSSSSTDKTDEIALSLGAKVIRPPKKGYGNAYLEAFKEASGDIIIIADADGTYELSKIPKFIEEIERGADLVMGNRLRRKMRRGAMPPLHRYVGNPLLTMMLNLSFHTNISDAHCGMRAIRKDALSGLNLKTPGMEFASEMVIEAARKNLKIAEVSIDYFPRKTPSKLHSFADGWRHIRFMLLYQPLPFLSIPGLFFLVLGAVLMAIYYFEGDVESANMHSFVLAAILFIGGLQVILMGVNIKTYSVIAGYNENVGIIEQVFNYHNLEREIVAGILLMAAGTTIGLYIIIHWMESGYGSISQVSNAVVALTLFISGLQIIFSAVFNSMMLMKYE; encoded by the coding sequence ATGGCCGAAGACAATAGAAATAATCCTGAAAACAAACCGTACATATCAGTCATACTTCCGGCTTTGGATGAAGAGCTGACAATAAAAGACTGCATCGAAGAGATAAAAGCGGCTCTACATAAAAACAACCAAAAAAGCGAGATAATTGTTTCGTCCTCATCGACTGACAAAACAGATGAGATTGCATTATCCCTTGGTGCAAAAGTAATCCGTCCCCCAAAAAAAGGCTACGGTAACGCTTATTTAGAGGCCTTTAAGGAAGCATCAGGAGACATTATAATAATAGCCGATGCTGACGGCACATATGAACTTTCAAAAATACCAAAGTTTATAGAAGAGATTGAACGTGGTGCAGACCTTGTCATGGGAAACCGCTTAAGAAGAAAGATGAGAAGAGGTGCAATGCCTCCTCTTCACAGATATGTTGGAAACCCTCTTCTTACAATGATGCTCAATCTCTCATTTCACACAAATATCTCCGATGCACACTGCGGAATGCGGGCGATTAGAAAAGACGCATTATCAGGCCTTAATTTAAAGACTCCCGGAATGGAGTTCGCATCCGAGATGGTAATAGAAGCGGCACGAAAAAACTTAAAAATTGCAGAGGTTTCAATCGACTATTTCCCCCGAAAAACGCCCTCAAAACTTCACAGCTTTGCAGACGGATGGAGGCATATCAGATTTATGCTTCTCTACCAGCCGCTTCCTTTCCTTTCAATCCCCGGCCTTTTTTTCCTGGTACTGGGTGCAGTATTAATGGCAATATACTACTTTGAGGGGGATGTGGAGTCAGCAAACATGCACTCATTCGTTCTTGCGGCAATTCTTTTCATCGGCGGCCTTCAGGTAATTCTGATGGGTGTAAACATCAAAACCTATTCAGTAATCGCCGGATACAACGAAAATGTCGGAATAATAGAGCAGGTGTTTAATTACCACAATCTTGAAAGAGAAATTGTAGCAGGAATTTTACTGATGGCCGCAGGAACAACAATCGGCCTTTATATCATAATTCACTGGATGGAGTCAGGATATGGAAGCATATCACAGGTATCAAATGCTGTTGTTGCACTAACACTTTTCATATCAGGACTACAAATCATCTTTTCAGCGGTTTTCAACAGCATGATGCTTATGAAATATGAATAA
- a CDS encoding SIS domain-containing protein, with amino-acid sequence MKENNFISNFMDDAVKIISQIDQSQIKNMIHILKSVRENEGRLFILGVGGGAGHASHAVNDFRKIAGIESYAPTDNVSELTARVNDDGWETVFESWLKGSRLNAKDCIFVFSVGGGNEEKNVSVNLVNALRYAKEKGAKVIGVVGRDGGYTGKIADACVIIPTVNEKTVTPQTEAFQAVVWHLIVSSPELQKFEMKWESTK; translated from the coding sequence ATGAAAGAAAATAATTTTATTTCAAATTTTATGGACGATGCTGTAAAAATAATCAGCCAGATAGACCAGTCTCAGATAAAAAATATGATTCATATTTTAAAATCTGTCAGAGAAAATGAAGGACGTCTGTTTATTTTAGGTGTTGGTGGAGGAGCAGGTCACGCTTCCCATGCGGTAAATGACTTCAGAAAGATTGCAGGAATTGAATCGTATGCACCTACAGACAATGTATCAGAGCTTACAGCAAGAGTAAATGATGACGGCTGGGAGACTGTTTTTGAGAGCTGGCTTAAAGGAAGCCGTCTCAATGCAAAGGATTGTATCTTTGTCTTCTCTGTTGGCGGCGGAAACGAAGAGAAAAATGTCAGTGTAAATCTTGTAAATGCTCTTCGTTATGCAAAAGAGAAAGGTGCAAAAGTAATAGGTGTTGTCGGGCGTGACGGCGGGTACACTGGAAAAATTGCAGATGCCTGTGTAATTATTCCAACTGTAAACGAAAAGACAGTTACCCCTCAGACAGAGGCCTTCCAGGCAGTTGTATGGCATCTTATTGTTTCAAGTCCTGAATTGCAGAAATTTGAGATGAAGTGGGAAAGCACAAAATAA
- a CDS encoding Gfo/Idh/MocA family protein: protein MHIGIIGCGLIGHKRAASLPEGYLCAVADVDLNRAKKLAEKYPNCEAYSDWMEILSRNDIDTVIISTTNNWLAPITLAAVNAGKHVLVEKPAARNFSEFDSIIKESEKKSVKIMVGYNLRCHPALLKAKKIAETKELGEIIYIRGRYGHGGRPGYEKEWRANPEISGGGELLDQGVHLIDLSRWFLGDFKEIDGHIHTFFWKMPVEDNGFIYLENKAGKVAWLQVSCTEWKNLFSYEIFCEYGKMQIDGIGGSYGTERLTLYKMLPQMGPPETTIWEYPFPDESWKIQFQQFEEAIKLDVSPRPNLQDAQETLKIVAKIYGENE, encoded by the coding sequence ATGCATATTGGAATAATTGGTTGTGGACTTATCGGTCATAAAAGGGCAGCTTCACTACCTGAGGGGTACTTGTGTGCTGTAGCTGACGTAGATTTAAACCGTGCAAAAAAACTTGCAGAAAAATATCCTAATTGTGAAGCATATTCGGACTGGATGGAGATACTGTCACGAAATGACATTGATACAGTTATTATTTCAACAACAAACAATTGGCTGGCACCAATAACACTTGCGGCAGTTAATGCAGGAAAACACGTACTTGTAGAGAAACCAGCAGCACGTAATTTTTCAGAATTTGATTCTATAATTAAAGAATCTGAGAAAAAGTCAGTTAAAATAATGGTGGGCTATAATCTGCGTTGTCACCCGGCATTATTAAAAGCAAAAAAAATTGCTGAAACCAAAGAATTGGGCGAGATAATATATATTCGTGGACGTTATGGCCACGGAGGACGACCAGGATATGAGAAAGAATGGCGTGCAAACCCGGAAATTTCAGGAGGTGGGGAATTACTAGATCAGGGAGTTCATCTAATAGATCTTTCTCGATGGTTTTTAGGTGATTTTAAAGAGATAGATGGCCATATACATACCTTTTTCTGGAAAATGCCTGTTGAGGATAACGGATTTATCTATCTTGAAAATAAAGCAGGAAAAGTAGCATGGCTTCAGGTAAGCTGTACTGAATGGAAAAACCTTTTCTCGTATGAAATATTTTGTGAATATGGTAAAATGCAAATCGATGGGATAGGAGGAAGTTATGGTACAGAACGTCTCACACTATACAAAATGCTTCCACAGATGGGTCCCCCTGAAACAACAATTTGGGAATATCCTTTCCCTGATGAATCATGGAAAATCCAGTTTCAACAATTTGAAGAGGCAATTAAATTAGATGTTTCTCCAAGACCAAATCTTCAGGATGCTCAGGAAACACTAAAAATTGTAGCAAAAATTTATGGAGAAAATGAATGA
- a CDS encoding sugar phosphate nucleotidyltransferase, protein MLPVVILAGGLATRLYPITKTIPKSMIEIAGRPFIDHQLELLKEKGVEEVILCLGNLGESVEAHVGDGSQFGINVRYSYDGEKLLGTGGALKKAGKLLPDDFVILYGDSYLDIDIEQIIQHYYEEELPVLMTVYKNNDAFDKSNIVLKDSRVVRYEKNVSDPEMIYIDYGLIVIRKEIFSGYPADEPFDLSLVISDSVNLGIVSAFVVENRFYETGSVQGIKETEDYIINRKPRF, encoded by the coding sequence ATGCTCCCGGTTGTAATTTTAGCAGGCGGTCTTGCAACACGCCTCTACCCGATAACCAAAACAATTCCAAAATCTATGATAGAAATTGCAGGCCGGCCTTTTATCGATCACCAGCTTGAACTTTTAAAAGAAAAGGGGGTCGAAGAAGTAATTCTTTGCCTGGGAAATCTTGGTGAAAGTGTTGAAGCACACGTTGGTGACGGATCACAGTTTGGAATTAATGTCAGATATTCATATGATGGTGAAAAACTTCTTGGAACAGGCGGTGCACTAAAAAAGGCAGGCAAACTTCTTCCGGATGATTTTGTTATCCTGTATGGAGATTCATATCTGGATATAGATATCGAACAGATAATACAGCATTATTATGAAGAAGAACTACCCGTTCTAATGACTGTTTACAAAAACAATGACGCTTTTGATAAAAGCAACATTGTCCTTAAAGATAGCAGGGTTGTCAGATATGAAAAGAATGTATCTGATCCTGAAATGATATACATTGATTACGGCCTGATAGTCATCAGAAAAGAAATTTTTTCCGGATATCCTGCCGATGAACCATTTGATCTATCTCTTGTAATTTCCGATTCTGTGAATTTGGGTATTGTAAGTGCATTTGTTGTTGAAAACCGTTTTTATGAGACAGGTTCAGTTCAGGGCATCAAAGAAACAGAAGATTATATTATAAATAGGAAACCACGTTTTTAA
- a CDS encoding NAD-dependent epimerase/dehydratase family protein, with protein sequence MSNTKYFITGGAGFIGSNLVDRILSQGNDVIVYDNFSTGIPEYLDNAKKSSKFQLIKGDTLNKKSLTEAMIGCDFVFHLAANADVRFGTEHPSKDLEQNTIATFNVLEAMRENSIKNIAFSSTGSIYGESKVIPTPEDAPFPVQTSLYGASKLAGEGLIQAYAEGFGFQAWIFRFVSILGERYPHGHVFDFYKQLRKHPDYLDVLGDGHQKKSYLYVQDCIDAIFTAIEKSNDPVNIFNLGTDEYVEVNNSINWICSHLGLNPEIRYTGGERGWIGDNPFIFLDCKKICSLGWKPKNTIQEGIIKTLDFLKENPWVLERR encoded by the coding sequence ATGTCTAATACCAAATATTTCATAACCGGCGGAGCAGGATTTATTGGTAGTAATCTTGTCGACAGAATACTTTCACAGGGAAATGATGTTATCGTTTACGACAACTTTTCCACAGGTATCCCCGAATACCTTGATAATGCTAAAAAATCTTCAAAATTTCAATTAATTAAAGGTGATACTTTAAATAAAAAATCACTAACTGAAGCAATGATCGGTTGTGATTTTGTTTTCCACCTTGCAGCAAACGCAGATGTACGCTTTGGAACAGAACATCCTTCTAAAGATCTTGAACAAAACACAATTGCAACCTTCAATGTTCTTGAAGCAATGCGTGAAAATTCAATTAAAAATATTGCATTTTCCTCAACGGGATCTATATATGGAGAATCTAAAGTCATCCCTACCCCTGAAGATGCACCGTTTCCTGTGCAGACCTCCCTTTACGGGGCATCAAAACTTGCAGGAGAAGGATTAATTCAGGCATATGCAGAAGGATTTGGATTTCAGGCATGGATCTTTCGTTTTGTATCCATACTTGGAGAACGTTACCCGCACGGACATGTCTTTGATTTTTATAAACAACTCCGCAAACATCCCGATTACCTTGATGTTTTAGGAGACGGGCACCAGAAAAAATCCTATCTTTACGTTCAGGACTGTATAGACGCAATTTTCACAGCTATTGAAAAATCAAATGACCCTGTGAATATTTTTAACCTGGGGACAGATGAATATGTTGAGGTCAATAATTCAATAAACTGGATCTGTAGCCACCTTGGCTTAAATCCGGAAATCAGATACACCGGCGGTGAACGCGGCTGGATTGGAGACAATCCGTTCATATTTTTAGACTGCAAAAAGATTTGTTCACTTGGATGGAAACCAAAAAACACAATTCAGGAAGGAATTATAAAAACACTTGATTTTCTTAAAGAAAATCCCTGGGTTTTGGAGAGAAGATGA
- a CDS encoding acylphosphatase, whose translation MLEKKKSRYKKLFVVLIYIMKLMKQVHIIVDGYVQKVGFREFVLKETFGRGISGYVKNLDDGKVEIIAEGSEDELQGLISRINITRYPISVTEILVSWEEATGEFRKFEIIRGDLQEEIFERIDYIVTILHENLDISKENLSVSKETLKNTGTIVDLQKSTLEKQDQMLDLGKETKNEIVGLRKDTGSYLEEEFKEIKKELVSIKDALARAGIKV comes from the coding sequence ATGTTAGAAAAGAAAAAAAGCCGCTACAAAAAATTATTTGTTGTCTTAATTTATATTATGAAGTTAATGAAGCAGGTTCATATCATTGTTGACGGCTATGTCCAAAAGGTAGGTTTTAGAGAGTTTGTGTTAAAAGAAACTTTTGGCAGAGGCATCAGCGGATATGTAAAAAACCTTGATGACGGAAAGGTTGAGATAATTGCAGAGGGAAGCGAAGATGAACTTCAGGGTCTTATATCACGAATAAATATAACCCGGTATCCAATTTCAGTTACTGAAATTCTTGTCTCATGGGAGGAAGCAACCGGAGAGTTTAGGAAATTTGAAATTATCAGGGGTGATTTACAGGAGGAGATTTTTGAAAGAATAGATTATATCGTAACAATTCTGCATGAGAATCTTGACATTTCCAAAGAAAATCTTTCAGTCTCCAAAGAAACGCTGAAAAATACAGGAACAATCGTTGACCTGCAAAAAAGTACGCTGGAGAAGCAGGATCAGATGCTTGACTTGGGAAAGGAGACAAAGAATGAGATTGTTGGCCTTAGAAAAGATACCGGCAGCTATCTTGAAGAGGAATTTAAAGAAATCAAAAAAGAGCTTGTCTCAATCAAAGATGCCCTTGCAAGAGCGGGCATCAAAGTCTGA